The sequence below is a genomic window from Vibrio spartinae.
CCGCGGGTATTACGAATTTTTATCCGGTAGGCCAGTCCCGCATCGAGATTCGACTTGGTTTCTGTATTGGCACAGTAACTTTTGATGCTTTGGGTTAAAAGTGACTGTGTTGACTTGGCTTTAGGCGCATCATTGTTATAAATCATCATGATTTCAATGACACTTCCCTTTGACGAGGCGCGCATGATGGACAACGGTCCGGACTTAATCGGGAGTTCAGCATGAATAATACTTGCCCGGTTGGCTGCAAGGAGCTCTAGCTGTTTTTGCTCATTATTACTACTACAACCGATTAAGAGAGCACTTAGCCCAACTGCAATACATATTTTTCTTATCATGGAATGCTATTCTCAGATCGTTAAAAAACTTGTTTATAGGGTTTGACGATCACAGACTGGTACACACCAGCTGTGACATAAGGGTCGGCATCTGCCCATGTCTTGGCTTCATCCAGAGACGCAAAATCAGCAATGACTGTTGATCCGGTGAATCCGGCTTCTCCCGGGTTATCTGAGTCAATAGCAGGCAGAGGCCCGGCAGTGAGTAAGCGCCCTTCATTTTGTAACAGCTGTAATCTTTCCAGATGCTGCGGCCGGGCGCCCATCCGCTTCTCTAAAGAGTTTTCTACATCTTGAGAAAATATGACATACCACATATTTATATCCTTATACAAAAGTCGGGCAATTGACGCGACTTGTGTTCACTCTCCGGCCTGCGGCTTTGGGAGAACAATGATTTATCTTATGGGTGAAGCTCAATCATTCTCGGGCGTCCGTCACTATCGACGGCCACGTAGTTGAATGTGGCTTCACAGACCTGAAACCGATCACCGATACCGTGTGCATGAACGGGCTTAACCCAGACTTCAAGCTCAACTGACATGGAGCTACGACCAATGCGGACACATTCACCATAACAACAAACCACATCACCGACACTCACCGGTTTTTTAAAGGCAATGCTTGATACGGAGACTGTCACAATTCTGCCGTGTGAAATTTCTTTTGCCAGAATGCCTCCGGCCAAATCCAGCTGTGACATAATCCAACCGCCAAAAATATCACCGTTAGCGTTGGTATCCGCTGGCATTGCAAGTGTTCGTGAAAGGAGCTGGCCTTTCGGGGTATTCACTTCAGACTTCATAATTTCGTACTACATAGGTTGAATGCTTTCAGGAGAAGCGTCGATTCATCAATCAAATACAATGAATTCATCCAACTTCGAAACAATAACAGATGGTGCATCGGATTTCACAAAGAAGCAAGAAAGAACCGATGCAAGTTCACGTTTTTCACCCTATTGATGATCTTCATCTTTGGGTAATCGGGTATAGATGTATATACCAGTGAATAAGGTGTATACCAGTGTTGCGATCAGCAGACCAAAGACTTTGAAATCGACCCAAACATCTAAAGGCAACTTGAACGCGACATAGACATTAATGGCTGCACAGGCAACAAAAAAGAATACCCAGGCCCAGTTAATTTTTGACCAGACGTCATCCGGAAGTTGTAGCTCTTTACCCAACATGCTTTTAATCGCTGATTTGCCCATAAGATGAGTCACCGTCAGGCCGATGGCAAAGACAAGATAGACGATGGTAACTTTCCACTTAATAAAATTGGCATCATGGAGGAAAATCGTCATCCCACCGAACACTGCGACCAGAACAAAAGTAATGACCTGCATTTTTTCGACTTTTTTATACCAAAAGTAGGTGATAGCAATTTGCATCGCACTGGCAATAATCAGGGCACCTGTTGCTACATAGATGTCGTATAGCTTGAACAGCACGAAAAACACAATAAGTGGGATAAAGTCGATCAGTTGTTTCATGGGTATTCAGTCCTTCACTAGAGAGCGCTACAGTCTAACTAAAATTGACAGGTATCTGAATAGTCAGATCATGTTTTGTCACGATTTCTGACTATCAGAGTGGGTTTGGGGCGGATTTGAGTGTCACTTTGCTTTTGCTGAGTGTTTTAGAGCAAGAAATATTATAAAACTAAGCACCTAAAAAGGTTATAGGATTGGAGGATTACTTTATGATGGTTAATATTTTGTATGTTTAATTGTAATAAAATTAATACATTAAAATGTCTCTATTTAAAAAGATATGTTTGCAACAAAATGCCAGATCGCAGATATATAACAACTTCTTTTTTATATAAACCAGCTCAAATAAATTTGTATAAATATTAACCAATGAATGAGCTTAATTTATACGGATTAAAATATAAGGAGGGTGATATTGGAATTTTGATCACGTTTTTTATACTTGTTAATATGATAAGTTTTCTCAAATTTTATAAAACTATTGTTCTTATATATTCAATAATTATTATCAATCATATTTGCTAAGTTTAAAATGGGATATTTACATGAGAGAAAAAATGGGGACGTTGAAATTAGGCCTTAAGAGTTTTGTTATGGCTGGTCTAGCTATATTATTAGCCGCTTGTTCGAGCACTCCTCAACCAACAGTCACACTAGATACAAACTTTGTCAATGAGCACTTAAAAGTTGGGGTTTTATATATACCACCTCAAGAGGAAGCAACTACACACATATTTGGCGCTTCTTGTTTACTATGTTATGGATTTGCATCGACATTAACAAGTGAATTAGATACCTATTTAGAGAAAAATATTACAACAGACGAGTTAATAAAAATAAGAGATTTGGTATTATCAGAATATTCACAGCGTTCACAAGAAACAAAGTTGGTATCCTTACCTTCCTCAATAAAAGATTTAAAAGATTTTAATGGAGATCTTGGTTTTGCTAAGAAAGATTTTAGGTCATTGAAAGAAATTTTAGATATTGATGTACTTGTTGTTTTACATATCACTAGATATGGAGCCTTCCGCAGTTTTTCGGATTATATCCCTAATGGTGATCCTCAAGGCTATGTGGCTGGATTGCTATATTCAGTCGATTTAAATAGTAATGCATATGTTCAATATTTAGATATTACTGAAGTCGTTCAACCATCTGGTGAATGGGACGAGCCGAAAGAATTTCCAAGTGTCACGACGTCGTACTATCAAGCGATTGAAAATGTAAAACAAAAAATTAAAGATGCAATTTAACTTATTGCTTTCTAAGGATAGTAAAATAAGCATGCGATTTTTTTTAATGATCTTTATGATAACTTTGGTTGGGTGTGGTAGCACACCCTATCAAGATGATTATACTAAACATGTAAACTTGATAGCCGACGGTTATATTAATGATACTAACTTTAGGTTTACTTTCGAGGATCTATCGAGAGTTGATTTACGTGGATTATATTCACTTAATGATACGATTAAATCTCCTAACATGTTGTATCAGGGGGATGCAGGACTCGTTGGCGTGATTGCTCAGATTAGTGCACGTATTGCGATGGTTCATTCACAAAGGGATGATAAATTAGCAAAGGAACAAGAGAAAGCAAACGAGCAAATTCAGCCTTTGAGAAAGATAGCAGATGAATTATCTCTGACTGACATGGTTGGGGATTATCATGCATACTTGGTCAATGCAGAAGAAGCAGATCGTAAGACTATCAACATAAAGCCTATTTTCTTCAGTAATAGTGATATGACAAATATTTCTATTAAATCGATTGTCTGGTTATCATCATCAGACAAACATAAAAGTCGTAGGTATGGAATAAAATATAGAAACTTGATTCAGGTATATAGTCAGACGTTTACAGAATCTCAAACCAAGAACCTTATTGATGGAAATGGTGAATTTTTGTCTCAGGTATTATCTTCTTTACTCAGGATGACATTATATGTAGTTAAAAATGAATTAATGGGAAAATATTCTGAAATTAAAAATCCAGACCAGAATTTTTTAATTAAAGATAATTCTGGTGTAAAGGTTGTCCGTGGTTCTGCTGTAGATAATCGATGTGGATATAGAATTATCCAAGATATCCATTCTTGGTTCATTGCATATCCAGAAGCTGAGGCTCTTAGCCAGAATAAGGCTACGATACCATCCTGTTAATACTGATTTAATTTTATTTGGTATCCAATATACTATTTTTCTTATGAGAGTAGGAGAAAGCCACTCATTGATGAGTGGCTTTCTTAAAACAAGTGAACAGTTATGCTTCTTGTTCAACCGTATTT
It includes:
- a CDS encoding GspS/AspS pilotin family protein; protein product: MRKICIAVGLSALLIGCSSNNEQKQLELLAANRASIIHAELPIKSGPLSIMRASSKGSVIEIMMIYNNDAPKAKSTQSLLTQSIKSYCANTETKSNLDAGLAYRIKIRNTRGQLMIDQLINQAACSKYSKKQ
- a CDS encoding YciI family protein: MWYVIFSQDVENSLEKRMGARPQHLERLQLLQNEGRLLTAGPLPAIDSDNPGEAGFTGSTVIADFASLDEAKTWADADPYVTAGVYQSVIVKPYKQVF
- the yciA gene encoding acyl-CoA thioester hydrolase YciA produces the protein MKSEVNTPKGQLLSRTLAMPADTNANGDIFGGWIMSQLDLAGGILAKEISHGRIVTVSVSSIAFKKPVSVGDVVCCYGECVRIGRSSMSVELEVWVKPVHAHGIGDRFQVCEATFNYVAVDSDGRPRMIELHP
- a CDS encoding septation protein A; protein product: MKQLIDFIPLIVFFVLFKLYDIYVATGALIIASAMQIAITYFWYKKVEKMQVITFVLVAVFGGMTIFLHDANFIKWKVTIVYLVFAIGLTVTHLMGKSAIKSMLGKELQLPDDVWSKINWAWVFFFVACAAINVYVAFKLPLDVWVDFKVFGLLIATLVYTLFTGIYIYTRLPKDEDHQ